From a single Oreochromis niloticus isolate F11D_XX linkage group LG3, O_niloticus_UMD_NMBU, whole genome shotgun sequence genomic region:
- the LOC112843829 gene encoding uncharacterized protein LOC112843829: MRLLLLLTLIRFSVAVITAKAGQKSITLPCRIPNYNLIAVNWSRADLGEQYVLLYRDRHFEPRKQHPSFKNRVDLQDRQMKDGDVSLILKDVTTNDTGTYECRVFVEETRLWKSISIISLSVDPPGQPGGHTDDGGKEAGGKEAGGKEDGDTEDGSVGLRVGLPVSAVLLVAAVVGFLIYRKHKQRQSQDSHNPPTELQPEISESFLQLTSESPTDKQRDRNDLKTDSCHQHSTRIPDVTLTVEDELLRHPRPQQTAGLLPERDIRV; the protein is encoded by the exons ATgaggctcctcctcctcttgaCTCTCATTCGCTTCAGCGTTGCCGTCATCACAGCTAAGGCAGGACAGAAGAGCATCACTCTTCCATGTCGAATTCCAAACTACAACCTCATAGCTGTGaactggagcagagctgacctgggagaaCAATATGTGCTTTTATACCGGGACAGGCACTTTGAGCCACGCaagcagcatccatcttttaagaaccgggtggatctgcaagACAggcagatgaaggatggagacgtgtctttgattctgaaggatgtgacgactAATGACACTGGAACGTACGAGTGTCGTGTCTTCGTGGAAGAAACACGcttgtggaaatccatcagcatcatcagcctcagtgttgatcctccag gtcagcctggaggacacacagacgatggagggaaggaggcaGGAGGGAAGGAGGctggagggaaggaggatggagacacagaggatggatctgttggactgagaGTTGGTCTGCCAGTTTCTGCTGTGcttcttgttgctgctgttgttggttttttgatctacagaaaacataaacaacgACAGAGTCAGGATTCACATAATCCTCCCACGGAACTCCAGCCTGAAATTTCTGAGAGCTTTCTACAGCTGACTTCTGAATCTCCCACTGACaaacaaagagacagaaatgACCTAAAAACAGACAGCTGTCACCAACACTCCACAAGGATCCCCGATGTCACTTTGACAGTTGAGGATGAACTACTTCGTCATCCTCGGCCTCAGCAAACAGCAGGACTGCTTCCAGAGAGGGACATCAGAGTgtag